One genomic segment of Roseovarius nanhaiticus includes these proteins:
- a CDS encoding TrbG/VirB9 family P-type conjugative transfer protein, whose protein sequence is MINRFFVAAIFVLLPGLAFAEAIPRGGPNDSRVRLATYQEGQVYRLSVSLTHVTTIEFGEGESIRSIIAGDTEGFEIDGVPGGQAFAIKPVARGVHTNVTVYTNRRSYYFNVEEVRSPTFYVVQFRYPEDAARPARAIAAQAPNYNYGASARTEFTPTRIWDDGTFTYFAFPRNAPVPAIFRYAGGRERTVNTQTPEDGVIRVSGVNRQWVLRLGEEVVCIEAIPPAEAAS, encoded by the coding sequence TTGATCAATAGGTTCTTTGTTGCTGCCATATTTGTTTTGCTGCCCGGCCTTGCCTTTGCCGAAGCGATCCCGCGCGGTGGTCCAAATGACAGTCGTGTGCGGCTGGCCACCTACCAGGAAGGCCAGGTCTACCGCCTCAGCGTGTCGCTCACCCATGTGACCACCATCGAGTTCGGCGAGGGTGAAAGCATCCGCTCGATTATCGCGGGCGACACGGAAGGGTTTGAGATCGATGGCGTCCCCGGTGGTCAGGCATTTGCAATCAAACCCGTCGCGCGCGGCGTACATACCAATGTGACGGTCTACACGAACAGGCGCAGCTACTATTTCAACGTCGAGGAGGTCCGCAGCCCAACCTTCTACGTGGTGCAGTTCCGCTATCCAGAGGACGCTGCGCGCCCGGCCCGGGCCATCGCGGCCCAAGCACCAAACTACAATTACGGTGCCAGCGCGCGGACCGAGTTCACGCCAACCCGCATCTGGGATGACGGGACGTTCACGTATTTCGCGTTTCCGCGGAACGCACCTGTGCCAGCGATCTTCCGCTACGCGGGCGGCCGCGAGCGCACGGTCAACACGCAAACCCCTGAAGACGGCGTGATCCGCGTCAGCGGCGTAAACCGCCAATGGGTTCTGCGACTTGGCGAAGAGGTGGTCTGCATCGAGGCGATCCCGCCCGCGGAGGCCGCCTCATGA
- a CDS encoding type IV secretion system protein, protein MSVVTYFVETSQAYLDTAAETQFGAVAATVGTLLVLGTTLVVILVGINMIYQYRAMDGHTAFWLAVKIGLIGIFATNWMQFNAFSSAILYGIDSIAGALVASVGGGSPGPSGTFAEEFDRLIAELGDYLNAAGSELNWMAGAMLDIVGVLLLSILGGLAAFILVASRLMIALLIGIAPVMIFLTLFEVTKDYFARWLSALISFALYPIVVAGVFATITGVSSALIGELGDPEGASNIGALIPFFMMVLMAKGFIIATPFIVRAISGNIMMPALSGGLGGGYSFARAAMGSQQAYNRYLIGGASGAEYAALRARQFFGVQQMPVRQGMGQTGQASGSVSSGAGSQMLAQLARLARLGKR, encoded by the coding sequence ATGAGCGTCGTCACCTATTTCGTTGAAACCTCCCAAGCCTATCTCGACACCGCTGCCGAAACCCAGTTTGGTGCGGTTGCGGCAACGGTCGGCACGCTCCTGGTTTTGGGGACAACGCTGGTGGTGATCCTCGTCGGCATCAACATGATCTATCAATATCGGGCTATGGATGGGCACACAGCCTTCTGGCTCGCGGTCAAGATCGGGCTCATCGGGATATTCGCGACCAATTGGATGCAGTTCAACGCCTTCTCGTCTGCCATTCTCTATGGGATCGACAGTATCGCGGGCGCGCTCGTGGCCTCCGTCGGCGGCGGCAGCCCGGGGCCTTCTGGAACTTTCGCTGAAGAATTCGACCGGCTGATCGCCGAGCTCGGCGATTACCTGAATGCCGCCGGGTCCGAGCTGAACTGGATGGCTGGCGCCATGCTCGACATCGTCGGTGTGCTTCTGCTCTCGATCCTCGGCGGACTGGCCGCCTTCATCCTCGTGGCCTCCCGACTGATGATCGCGCTTCTGATCGGGATCGCCCCGGTGATGATTTTCCTGACCCTCTTCGAGGTTACCAAGGACTATTTCGCGCGCTGGCTGTCCGCGCTGATTTCCTTTGCACTATACCCCATTGTCGTCGCAGGCGTGTTCGCAACGATCACAGGCGTTTCCTCCGCGCTCATCGGTGAACTAGGCGATCCCGAAGGGGCCTCAAACATCGGCGCGCTCATTCCCTTCTTCATGATGGTGCTCATGGCCAAGGGCTTCATTATCGCCACGCCCTTCATCGTCCGCGCGATCTCCGGCAACATCATGATGCCCGCCCTCTCCGGAGGTCTCGGCGGAGGCTACAGCTTTGCCCGGGCCGCCATGGGAAGCCAGCAGGCCTACAATCGCTACCTCATCGGCGGGGCCAGTGGCGCAGAATACGCAGCCCTCAGGGCGCGGCAGTTCTTCGGGGTGCAGCAGATGCCTGTCAGGCAAGGGATGGGGCAGACGGGTCAAGCAAGTGGCTCAGTGTCATCGGGAGCCGGGTCTCAAATGCTGGCGCAACTCGCCCGGCTAGCAAGGTTGGGAAAGAGATGA
- a CDS encoding type IV secretion system protein, translating into MGHLLLRTALATTLGIGLHLGALSPALAQGVPVVDTQNIAQNIQQLRQMIEDEILQNEQLTQLREQLATLTDQLAELQRTYEALTRLAELPEIIRTEMEDELNGLLDQEFGDILATIEAIKTGDFSGLSGSGAGEIETQMDRVLADLGFDDDTLSEMATSGNPGANRVATQATTGALVSAAAQNSYEDAGQSLERVDRLVGLIDDMDELKESIDLNTRVTAELAIALVAMWQLEAVQTVGDGTGGVIDAATIAEEQRFMDFTLPELRAD; encoded by the coding sequence ATGGGACATCTGCTCTTGAGGACAGCTTTGGCCACGACACTTGGGATCGGTCTGCATCTTGGCGCCCTATCCCCTGCCCTCGCGCAAGGCGTGCCCGTCGTCGACACCCAGAACATCGCGCAAAACATCCAGCAGCTGCGGCAGATGATCGAGGACGAGATTCTGCAAAACGAGCAGCTGACGCAGCTCCGCGAACAGCTTGCCACGCTCACGGACCAACTCGCGGAGCTGCAAAGAACCTACGAGGCCCTCACCCGCCTCGCCGAGCTGCCAGAAATCATTCGCACCGAGATGGAAGACGAACTCAATGGCCTGCTCGACCAGGAGTTCGGGGACATCCTCGCCACGATTGAGGCGATCAAGACTGGGGATTTTTCCGGCCTGTCCGGTTCTGGCGCAGGCGAGATCGAAACCCAGATGGATCGGGTGCTGGCCGACCTCGGCTTTGACGATGACACGCTCTCGGAAATGGCCACGAGCGGCAATCCCGGGGCCAACCGCGTGGCCACGCAAGCCACGACCGGGGCACTGGTCTCGGCTGCGGCCCAGAACAGCTATGAGGATGCCGGGCAATCGCTCGAACGGGTCGACCGTCTCGTGGGGCTGATCGATGACATGGATGAACTGAAGGAAAGCATTGATCTCAACACCCGCGTCACGGCGGAACTCGCTATCGCACTTGTTGCCATGTGGCAGCTCGAAGCCGTGCAAACTGTAGGCGACGGCACCGGCGGCGTGATCGATGCGGCCACCATCGCCGAAGAGCAGCGCTTCATGGATTTCACCCTGCCCGAGTTGCGTGCGGATTAA
- a CDS encoding TrbI/VirB10 family protein — MSDTENTELEKRLAVLEKGSARAPIAAQRRSPLLALVVVLVIGAGGALLYLLSQPDEEEALPTATPDVFQNEGDGFGAIETLPPPEPEVVFVGPDPVEPNAELLAQITALQAQIEELRNAPEPVVEEDTAAAEAIDALTAQIAALQAASEAAQQRFQDELTARDRSLEQLRMDLELAQLEASRPQPAPAGPTEDELRAREQERLRREEEARRMAELERRAAEERAFQERRIASPTIAFGGASGANETALTERTFGEVTDFVLNGALPSTVTQAEVIANPSNTIIQGTMIQAVMETALDSSLLGQTRAVVSEDVYSVDGVRLLIPRGSRLIGRYRAGVDIAQRRVTIAWDRIILPDNQTVQISSFGGDELGRSGVTGFVDTRFAERFGSAALISLISAAPSAAASEVQDETAADVLEDVSDDLADATDSVIGDYLSIGPVIYVDQGARVTVMVDRDLEIF; from the coding sequence ATGAGCGATACCGAGAATACCGAGCTGGAAAAGCGCCTCGCCGTCTTGGAAAAAGGCAGTGCCCGCGCCCCCATAGCGGCGCAGCGCCGGTCGCCCCTTCTCGCGCTGGTCGTGGTCCTCGTCATCGGCGCAGGTGGTGCCCTGCTTTATCTCCTCTCACAGCCCGACGAAGAGGAAGCCTTGCCGACGGCCACCCCAGACGTTTTCCAAAACGAGGGGGACGGCTTTGGCGCCATCGAGACCTTGCCCCCGCCCGAGCCCGAGGTTGTGTTCGTCGGACCAGACCCCGTTGAGCCCAATGCCGAGCTTCTGGCGCAGATCACCGCCCTGCAGGCCCAGATCGAGGAGTTGCGCAACGCCCCTGAACCGGTCGTCGAGGAAGACACCGCCGCCGCAGAGGCGATCGACGCGCTGACCGCTCAGATTGCGGCGCTGCAAGCCGCCTCGGAAGCAGCACAGCAACGATTTCAGGACGAACTGACGGCGCGGGATCGAAGTCTTGAACAACTCCGTATGGATCTGGAACTGGCCCAACTCGAGGCCAGCCGGCCCCAACCCGCCCCAGCGGGCCCCACGGAGGATGAGCTGCGCGCACGCGAGCAAGAGCGACTGCGCCGCGAGGAAGAAGCCCGGCGCATGGCCGAGCTGGAGCGCCGGGCCGCGGAGGAACGCGCCTTCCAGGAGCGGCGCATCGCCTCGCCCACCATCGCGTTTGGCGGTGCCTCAGGAGCGAATGAAACGGCTCTGACCGAACGCACCTTCGGCGAGGTGACGGATTTCGTGCTGAACGGTGCGTTACCCTCCACCGTGACGCAGGCCGAGGTGATCGCCAATCCCTCCAACACCATCATCCAGGGCACCATGATCCAGGCCGTCATGGAAACTGCCCTTGACAGCTCCCTGCTCGGCCAGACCCGTGCCGTGGTGTCCGAGGATGTCTACAGCGTCGATGGCGTGCGCCTCTTGATCCCCCGAGGATCGCGTCTCATCGGGCGCTACCGCGCTGGCGTCGATATCGCGCAGCGCCGCGTCACGATCGCCTGGGACCGGATCATCCTGCCCGACAACCAGACCGTCCAGATCAGCTCCTTCGGAGGTGATGAACTGGGCCGCTCCGGTGTCACCGGATTCGTGGACACACGCTTCGCGGAGCGTTTTGGGTCCGCAGCCCTGATCTCGCTGATTTCCGCCGCACCAAGTGCCGCCGCATCCGAGGTCCAGGACGAGACTGCCGCCGACGTTCTCGAAGACGTGAGCGATGATCTGGCAGATGCGACGGACAGCGTCATCGGCGACTATCTCTCAATCGGCCCCGTCATCTATGTCGACCAGGGCGCCCGCGTCACGGTCATGGTCGACCGCGATCTGGAGATATTCTGA
- a CDS encoding ATPase, T2SS/T4P/T4SS family: MSLSYLETSLDRIDAAARDDVIEICINPDGTCWGEFQGDHFMRALDQRLTGVQVRDLGNQIASSANTTMSKDRPIVSVSITYKGRPIRAQVITPPAVLSAMSISLRFFSSLPLEGIALDFLYGKERKLEDLRVEKKRALRAVVAAGLIDDALAFCVENKLNMIVSGGTSTGKTVAARKILSHIPAEERIVTIEEAAELLPIQPNAVTLIANRDAEFQTADVLLTATLRMRPDRIILGEVRGKEAMTFLEAINTGHGGSMTTLHAETPQLAVQRLAIAALKTEIPMTYADMIQYIENSIDVIIQAGRHDGKRGITEFYLPGAIEIGTSP, translated from the coding sequence ATGTCGCTGAGCTATCTCGAAACCTCGCTCGACCGGATCGACGCCGCCGCCCGCGACGATGTCATCGAGATCTGCATCAACCCTGATGGCACCTGCTGGGGCGAATTCCAGGGCGATCACTTCATGCGCGCGCTGGACCAGAGGCTGACGGGCGTTCAGGTCAGGGACCTCGGCAACCAGATCGCCTCCTCTGCCAACACCACGATGAGCAAGGACCGCCCCATCGTCTCGGTCTCGATCACCTACAAGGGTCGCCCGATCCGGGCACAGGTCATCACCCCGCCCGCCGTGCTCTCGGCCATGTCGATCAGCCTGCGGTTCTTCTCAAGCCTGCCACTCGAGGGCATTGCGCTCGATTTTCTCTATGGCAAAGAACGCAAGCTCGAAGACCTGCGCGTCGAAAAAAAGCGCGCCTTGCGCGCAGTGGTGGCCGCGGGTTTGATCGATGATGCGCTCGCCTTCTGCGTCGAGAACAAACTCAACATGATCGTCTCGGGCGGCACCTCCACCGGCAAGACCGTGGCCGCGCGCAAGATCCTCTCTCACATACCGGCCGAGGAACGCATCGTCACCATCGAAGAAGCGGCCGAGCTTCTGCCGATCCAGCCCAATGCCGTGACCCTCATCGCCAATCGCGACGCAGAGTTCCAGACCGCCGATGTGCTGCTCACCGCCACGCTGCGCATGCGCCCCGACCGGATCATCCTGGGCGAGGTGCGCGGCAAGGAGGCCATGACCTTTCTGGAAGCCATCAACACCGGACACGGCGGGTCCATGACCACGCTGCATGCCGAAACCCCGCAATTGGCCGTGCAGCGGCTCGCGATCGCGGCGCTCAAAACCGAAATCCCGATGACCTATGCCGACATGATCCAGTACATCGAGAACTCCATCGACGTGATCATCCAGGCCGGCCGCCATGACGGCAAACGCGGCATCACCGAATTCTACCTGCCCGGAGCAATTGAGATTGGAACTTCCCCATGA
- a CDS encoding cysteine desulfurase family protein, with amino-acid sequence MKIDGVIYLDHQATCPLDSTVFAEMTPYFEGRFGNPHSSDHAVGWRASQAVQRAASEIARLIGADPDEIIFTSGATEANNLALLGLAREGLASKRRRVLLSSIEHKCVLEIGRALSAEYGFSIEHLPVDTQGALDLDALENSISDDVFLVSVMGANNEIGTIQDIERISRIAGASGAYFHCDAAQAPSAMDVSRIADHADLVSLSSHKMYGPSGIGALFARRDLQPLMQPTILGGGQQNGLRSGTLPAALCVGFGAAARIAASEEGYHRREQLADLRDSFLKQLQNLPCRIWVNGPLDTERKHPGNLSVGFEGVSAADLLSRLQPKIAASTGSACTSGIPEPSHVLRAIGLDDERASSSVRFSLGKYTTLDDVSEATELIKEAILDLIGSGLLEVG; translated from the coding sequence ATGAAAATTGACGGTGTGATATATCTCGACCATCAAGCGACCTGTCCGCTCGACTCGACCGTATTTGCCGAGATGACGCCATATTTTGAAGGCCGCTTCGGCAACCCACATTCGAGTGATCATGCCGTTGGTTGGCGCGCGTCTCAAGCTGTTCAACGTGCTGCTTCGGAGATCGCGAGGCTTATAGGCGCTGATCCGGACGAGATCATCTTCACATCCGGGGCAACGGAGGCTAACAACCTCGCTCTGCTCGGCTTAGCCCGAGAAGGTTTAGCGAGCAAGCGGCGGCGGGTTCTCCTGAGCTCCATTGAGCATAAGTGCGTCCTGGAAATTGGGCGGGCACTTTCAGCGGAATATGGTTTCTCTATTGAGCATTTGCCTGTGGATACACAGGGCGCACTTGATCTTGATGCCCTAGAGAATTCAATTAGTGACGATGTATTTCTTGTATCTGTGATGGGTGCCAATAATGAAATTGGCACGATTCAGGATATTGAGAGAATCTCTCGCATCGCAGGCGCTTCCGGTGCGTACTTTCATTGCGATGCGGCTCAAGCGCCAAGTGCGATGGATGTGTCGCGGATTGCTGATCATGCCGATCTTGTCAGTTTGTCGAGTCACAAGATGTATGGCCCTTCCGGCATCGGCGCGCTTTTTGCTCGGCGAGACCTTCAACCTTTGATGCAGCCGACAATCCTTGGCGGCGGCCAGCAAAACGGCTTGCGGTCGGGCACGCTTCCGGCTGCACTTTGCGTCGGCTTTGGCGCCGCGGCACGTATCGCCGCGTCAGAGGAAGGCTATCATCGCCGAGAGCAACTGGCCGACCTACGTGATTCATTCCTTAAGCAGCTACAAAACCTTCCCTGCCGCATTTGGGTGAATGGGCCGCTTGACACGGAGCGCAAGCATCCTGGGAATCTCAGTGTTGGCTTTGAAGGAGTATCGGCCGCCGATCTTCTCAGCCGTCTGCAGCCCAAAATTGCTGCCTCGACGGGCTCCGCCTGCACAAGCGGGATACCGGAGCCTTCCCATGTGCTTCGCGCCATCGGACTCGATGACGAGCGTGCATCATCATCGGTGCGCTTTAGTCTTGGGAAGTACACGACGCTTGATGATGTGAGTGAAGCGACAGAACTGATCAAAGAGGCAATTCTTGATTTGATTGGTAGTGGTCTATTGGAAGTTGGCTAG
- a CDS encoding DUF4007 family protein, with amino-acid sequence MPRGPIYNDDYRPQFSGHETFPLRYGWLKKAYDAVYEREDGSDGKLAFTRDDSIARFGVGKNMVSSMRHWATSSGIIEDGEGANALVTTSLGRQLFGISGLDRYIEHPATLWLIHWNLAGRPEKTTWFWSFNNFPGVTFEREQLVRALEKVAKDREWPRVSATTIRRDVECFLRTYVAKAASGAASPEDSLESPLAELGLIKAVGRRDGFRFVRGPKSSLGNGVFLYALIDFWKNYSSAQTLSFEAVAHEPGSPGRVFLLDENDVADRLLALEDFTKGSFRWSETAGLKQVIRDVALDMEAALIYAMCDYKKKTIESREAA; translated from the coding sequence ATGCCACGAGGACCTATCTACAACGACGACTACAGACCACAATTTTCGGGCCACGAGACCTTCCCACTCCGCTACGGGTGGCTGAAGAAGGCATACGATGCGGTCTATGAACGCGAAGATGGTTCCGACGGTAAGCTCGCCTTCACGCGTGATGACTCCATAGCGCGGTTCGGCGTCGGCAAGAACATGGTCTCATCGATGCGCCATTGGGCAACGTCGTCCGGTATTATCGAAGATGGAGAGGGCGCCAATGCGCTTGTAACGACAAGTCTCGGCCGACAGCTATTCGGAATAAGCGGACTTGATCGATACATAGAACATCCTGCTACGCTTTGGCTAATTCATTGGAATCTTGCGGGCCGCCCTGAAAAAACAACTTGGTTTTGGAGTTTTAACAATTTTCCCGGCGTTACGTTTGAGCGCGAACAACTCGTTCGTGCATTGGAGAAGGTGGCCAAGGATCGTGAATGGCCGCGCGTTTCTGCTACGACCATACGCCGTGATGTCGAGTGCTTCCTGCGAACCTACGTGGCGAAAGCTGCGTCCGGGGCGGCATCGCCTGAAGACTCTTTGGAGTCTCCGCTTGCGGAGCTCGGTCTCATTAAAGCAGTTGGTCGCCGCGACGGCTTTAGGTTCGTGCGAGGGCCAAAGTCATCTTTGGGGAATGGGGTCTTCCTCTATGCTTTGATTGATTTCTGGAAAAACTACTCGTCTGCACAAACTCTCTCTTTCGAAGCTGTGGCGCACGAGCCGGGCTCGCCGGGGCGCGTATTCTTGCTTGATGAAAATGACGTTGCTGATCGGCTTCTGGCGCTTGAGGACTTTACGAAAGGCTCGTTCAGATGGTCGGAAACAGCAGGCCTCAAGCAGGTCATCCGTGATGTTGCATTGGATATGGAGGCAGCGCTCATTTACGCGATGTGTGATTACAAGAAAAAAACTATCGAGAGTAGAGAGGCGGCCTAG
- a CDS encoding virB8 family protein yields MVATEQEIIEEELVYGALRRERLWQRLGVMGLVFGIIGCLSAAAVSILDVDPPPVVVPYDPATGFALPEASVGASSVTANQAIIEAEVFRYVADREVYNQLDNDLRIRSVLRRSDGAAESGLRQIWNSANENYPPTVYGPNARLDVEILSINRIGTNRATVRLRKRLTSINGTQTGLFTATLLFEFRPETRRSIDEVWTNPFGFTVLEYSIRSDRLEN; encoded by the coding sequence ATGGTGGCGACTGAACAAGAAATCATCGAAGAAGAACTGGTCTACGGTGCCCTGCGCCGCGAACGGCTCTGGCAACGCCTTGGCGTGATGGGACTTGTCTTCGGTATCATCGGCTGTCTGAGTGCCGCGGCTGTCTCGATCCTCGATGTCGATCCGCCCCCCGTCGTTGTCCCCTATGATCCCGCCACCGGCTTTGCACTCCCCGAAGCCTCGGTGGGCGCCTCCTCGGTGACCGCCAACCAGGCGATCATCGAGGCGGAGGTGTTCCGCTATGTGGCCGACCGGGAGGTCTATAACCAGCTCGACAACGATCTGCGCATCCGCAGCGTCCTGCGCCGCTCGGACGGAGCTGCCGAGAGCGGGCTGCGCCAGATCTGGAACAGCGCCAACGAGAATTACCCGCCGACGGTCTATGGCCCCAATGCTCGGCTCGACGTGGAAATCCTCAGCATCAACCGGATCGGAACCAACCGCGCGACGGTCCGCCTGCGCAAGCGCCTGACGTCCATTAACGGCACCCAGACCGGCCTCTTCACTGCGACGCTTCTCTTCGAGTTCCGCCCGGAGACCCGCCGCTCCATTGACGAGGTCTGGACCAATCCATTCGGCTTCACCGTCCTCGAATATTCCATCCGCTCCGACAGATTGGAGAACTAG
- a CDS encoding DUF4177 domain-containing protein, protein MKTFEYNILSFPMTRKTGLADMQTCLNEKGADGWEVVSISSSEFANVGHTVFLKRETTPAGVTT, encoded by the coding sequence ATGAAGACCTTTGAATACAATATCCTGTCCTTTCCCATGACCCGCAAAACCGGCCTTGCCGACATGCAGACCTGCCTGAACGAGAAGGGCGCAGACGGCTGGGAGGTGGTGTCGATCAGCTCCTCGGAATTCGCCAATGTCGGGCACACCGTCTTCCTGAAGCGTGAGACCACACCCGCTGGAGTCACGACATGA